The following are from one region of the Procambarus clarkii isolate CNS0578487 unplaced genomic scaffold, FALCON_Pclarkii_2.0 HiC_scaffold_100, whole genome shotgun sequence genome:
- the LOC138360198 gene encoding PE-PGRS family protein PE_PGRS16-like, whose protein sequence is MAGGDTIAGDDTIPGGDTMASGDTMSDGDFIAGDDAMAGGDAMAGGDAIKGDGAMAGCDSMAGGDATAGGDAIAGGDAMAGGDAMAGAMAGCDSMAGGDATAGGDAMAGGDATAGGDAIAGGDAMAGGDAMAGGGGAMAGGDAMAGGDTIKGDGAMAGCDSMAGGDATAGGDAIAGGDAMAGVGGDALSGDDDAMVCGEAMAVGVAMSGDDVMAAGDDMAGGVAKSGGDDMAGDDDMANGDDMAGGVAKSGGDNMAGDDDMAGGDALSGGDAMSGGDDMDGDDALAGREAIAGRDAITGGDAMAGGDAKAGGDAMGGQRHRANPQELTTTPRSDYTDSVNTETCTEGDGETSHNEYRQRSPP, encoded by the exons ATGGCAGGTGGTGACACCAtagctggtgatgacaccatacCTGGTGGTGACACAATGGCTAGTGGTGACACCATGTCTGATGGTGACTTCATTGCTGGTGATGATgctatggctggtggtgacgccatggctggtggtgacgccattaaGGGTGATGGCGCCATGGCTGGTTGTGActctatggctggtggtgatgcaacggctggtggtgatgctattGCTggaggtgatgccatggctggtggtgatgccatggctggtgccaTGGCTGGTTGTGActctatggctggtggtgatgcaacggctggtggtgatgctatggctggtggtgatgcaacggctggtggtgatgctattGCTggaggtgatgccatggctggtggtgatgccatggctggtggtggtggtgccatggctggtggtgacgccatggctggtggtgacaccattAAGGGTGATGGCGCCATGGCTGGTTGTGActctatggctggtggtgatgcaacggctggtggtgatgctattGCTggaggtgatgccatggctggag TTGGTGGTGACGCCTTGTCTGGTGATGACGATGCCATGGTATGTGGCGAGGCCATGGCTGTTGGGGTCGCAATGTCTGGTGATGATGTTATGGCTGCTGGCGACGACATGGCAGGTGGTGTCGCCAAGTCTGGTGGTGAcgacatggctggtgatgacgacaTGGCTAATGGTGACGACATGGCAGGTGGTGTCGCCAAGTCTGGTGGTGAcaacatggctggtgatgacgacaTGGCAGGTGGTGACGCTTtgtctggtggtgacgccatgtctGGTGGTGACGACATGGATGGTGATGACGCCTTGGCTGGTCGTGAGGCCATAGCAGGTCGTGATGCCAttactggtggtgacgccatggctggtggtgacgccaaggctggtggtgacgccatg ggaggacaacggcatagaGCCAATCCTCaggaactgacgacgactcccagatccgattatacagactcagtaaatactgagacgtgcacggagggagatggcgaaacaTCTCACAATGAATACCGTCAGAgatcgccgccgtag